The genome window TTATCCAAGACTCCCCCCCTAGATATACCATGAGACCCTCGGTCATTTCGCTTGAGGCATTTCTCGGCCTGGCCAAACAAGTACAGGCCTTGGTAGTAATGATGCAAACAATCGTCCCCCTCATCCTACAAATCATGCAGTTAACGGCACCACCGACCGACTCAGCACCGCAGAGGACAAACGGGGAGCAGGTCGGGActggagaagcccgagagcaaacCACAACCCTAGGAAACCTACCCCATCAAAGCACACCAACACCTCGTCGACATGCACTGTCTCCCCTCGAGCCCGACACATTATCGTTAGACTCGGCAGATGATTCTTTCAGGGTCCAGCTATCTGTGGTCAACTGACGCCTAGACGAGTTCCAACATGAATTTCAAAAGTTGCGCGGCGAGACCGAGGAAAGTAGTTCGGGTGGATCCCCTTTTGCTCAGGAAATCCTAGACAAGGTTGTGCCACTCAATTTCAGACTACCGGCATTAGAGACGTACGACAACGACTCTGACCCTACGGAGCATGTCGTCGCATTTCAGGCTCAAATGGCCCTCTACGGCACATTCAATGCACTAATGTGTCAGGCATTCCTGACTACCTTCAGAGGACTGGCGGGGGCATGGTTTAGTCGGCTACAACTAGGCACAATCTCTTCATTCGATCAGCTCATAAGAgagttcgagcaaaacttcctGGCCAGCGTGCAacccaggccttccatggccatgcTTCTCGTGTTGTCCCAGGGCGAGGGCGAATTACTTTCCCAATTCATCACATGCTTCGCCATCGAAATCCAAGGGTTCCTAGATGCTCATCCCTCCCTAATTATGCAAGCTTTCCTGATGGGTTTACGACCctcgaggttcttctggtcactgaTCGAGAAGCCACCCTCagccatccccgagatgctcctgCACGTCAATTAGTACGTCGCTACGAAAACCTCGATGGTGGGATGATGCAAGGATAGCAAGAGGCCGAGGGTGGAATAGGCTCAAGGGGCAATCTCGGGGTCATCAGCAGCGTAACCCCGCAGGAAGTTCGCCCCCGACCGACCCGAGCAACTACTCTCGAGACCCCCGCCTCTGCCCCTGAACACTTATCACACCGAGATCTTTCTCCATATTAGGGAGAAAGGACTTTTACGACAACCCAACCCCTTGAAAGCTACTCACAAGGACTGATCTAAATATTACAGGTTCCATCGTGACTATGGCCACGACACAAAGGACTGCcatgacctccagaatcaaatcgaAGAATTGATCCAAAGAGGCCACCTTGGGCGCTACCTTAGAGAACCAAGAGAAGCATCGCCATGACCCAGGGGCCCCGTCGAGAAGCAAATCGACATCATCACAACCGGACCAGCTTTTGACGGTAGTAGCACCACGGCGAGGAAGGCCTACGCGCGTAGAGTAGTGGAGAAGCACCCCATACCCGAGTTTGAACCCGAAATCACTTTCGGGATCGAAGAAGTCAAACGCCTCCACCATAACGAcgctttggtgatctccatctAGATTGCCAACGCTCAGGTGAAGAGGGTGATGATCGACACTGGGAGCTCTGCCGACGTGTTGTACCTTGACGCCTTCAAGAAGCTTGGCCTAACTAACGAGGATCTCAACCCCATGACGTCGGCGCTCACCGGATTTACgggggattccatctccccgctTGGGACTATTGTCCTCCCTATTACCATTGGGGAAGAACCAAGAACCAAGACGATgatgaccaccttcatggtagtcgacctGCTCTCCGCCTATAACGCCATCTTCAACCGCCTGACGCTCAACAAGTTGAAAGCGGTGGTCTTCACCTACCACCAAGCCATTAAGTTTCCGACGCCAGCAGGAGTCGGGGTATATCGAAGTGATCCCAAGGAATCAAGGCAGTGCTATCTAACGGTGGTCACCCTCCCGATGAAGCCACGACCTCAGCAAGCCCCGGATCCCCGTGAAGAAATCAAAATATCGACGCTCCAAGAATCACCCGAACAGATTGTTGAAGTGCACTTGAAAAGGGATCGACCCAACATGACCGTGAAGGTTAGAACAACGCTCCCCAAAGAAAACTAGCTCTAGCTTATCGATTTTCTAAAGAAAAACATTGATGTGTTCGTATGGTCCCCACGAGACATGCCTGGAATCAACTTAGACGTAGCCCGACACCACCTCAACATCCACCCGGAAGCACGACCTGTGAAATAGAGGTTGAGGAAGTTCACCCCCGAATGGCAAAGGGCGATCAGTAATGAAATAGACCGCCTTAGGGAGGCTGAGTTCATAACCGAGATGAAATACCCTCGGTGGCTGTAAAATGTAGCCCTTGTTAAGAAATACAATGGAAGCTAGAGGATGTGTGTCGACTACACCGATCTCAACCGAGCATGCCCCAAATATTGCTATCCACCCCCAAGGATAGATTGGCTGGTAGATACTATGGTAGGTTTTGAACTTCTCACATTTATGGATGCATTTTCAGGTTATAATTAGATTCGGATGGCACCGCAAGATCAAGAGCACATTGTTTTCATTACCGACATGGGGGTGTACTACTACAAAGTGATGCTTTTCAGTCTGAAAAATGCCGGGGCAACATACCAAAGGATGGTCAATGAAATGTTCAGACAACAGCTCGGCAAGAACATGGAGGTATACATCGATGACATGATCATAAAAAGCAAGTCGACAAGTATGCATATGACCGACCTAGCTAAGACTTTCCAGACCCTCAAGCGGTTCAACATGCACCTAAATCCTTTAAAGTGCGTCTTTGGGGTCCGCTCCGGcaagttcctcggattcatcatccACCAAAGGGGAATAGATGCCAACCCGAAAAAGGTTCGGGCCATAATAGAGATGTAGCCTCCACGCTCGATCAAGGAAGTGCAACGTCTCACCGGGAAACTGGCAGCGTTCAGTAGGTTTGTGTCGTGCCTCGGGGACAAGAGTCTCCCTTTCTTCCACGCTCTCCGGCAGGCCGATGGCTTCACATGGACCTCGGAATAAGAGGAAGCCTTCAGAAAGCTGAGGGCGTACCTCGCTCAATTGCCCCGACTCGTGTCGCTTGAGCCGGGCGAGGTCCTTAGTCTTTACATGGCAGCCACTTCACGAGCGGTCAGCTCGATGGTAACCTGAGAGGCATCATCGGCATAGCAACCtatctactatgtcagccacattCTCGTTGGTCCCTAGGTACGGTACCTCCCGATCGAGAAATTGATTCGCGCACTGATAAAGATGGCCCGAAAGCTGTGACCATACTTTCAAGCCCAtacaatcaaggtgataaccgACCATCCCCTATGGCAAATCCTCTCAAAGTTCAACACTTCAGGGCGGATGCTGC of Musa acuminata AAA Group cultivar baxijiao chromosome BXJ1-7, Cavendish_Baxijiao_AAA, whole genome shotgun sequence contains these proteins:
- the LOC103992003 gene encoding uncharacterized protein LOC103992003, whose protein sequence is MIDTGSSADVLYLDAFKKLGLTNEDLNPMTSALTGFTGDSISPLGTIVLPITIGEEPRTKTMMTTFMVVDLLSAYNAIFNRLTLNKLKAVVFTYHQAIKFPTPAGVGVYRSDPKESRQCYLTVVTLPMKPRPQQAPDPREEIKISTLQESPEQIVEVHLKRDRPNMTVKVRTTLPKEN